The DNA segment cttcagtcgtgtatgactctttgcaactccatggactggaggccatcaggctcctctgtccatgggattttccaggcgacaatactggagtgggttgccgtgcccttctccgggggcatcttcctgacccaggaattgaacctacgtctctagcatctcctgcattgatggcAGGGtgtttacccactgaaccacctgggaagccccatgtgtgtATCTGAATAGTTATACATGCTGATACTCTATCAGTGGGCTAACAGCCACTTCTAGAtactgagacaccaaggaacaTACTGCATCTTTACTATTAGCTGCAGAAACATCTCAGAAATTATGGCCTCATTGCTTTTACTTAGTATAAAGTTGTTGCCAAGTAcggggaagaaggaggaggaaatggaaacctactctagtattcttgcttggagaattccaaggagagaggagcctggcaggctacagtccatgaggtagcagaGTTGTGACTGAACATGAGTACAAGGGAAAGAAAactaattttgtttattcttaCTATTTATTCTGTATTACATCATATTACAGTGCATTACAGTTTGTTGAAatagagtaggaaaaaaaaacaaaaaaggggggAAATTCTATAAATCAACATTTTCCATGACCAGAAGTTGAGTGAAAAAATAATCCACAAATAAGGAAAAGATATTCTTGAGATGCTTTTTCAACCTGCCtccattttaaataacatttcacAGTAATCATTGACAGTTTGGCCAATGACTTCCAAAAATCTCTGAAAATAGCATTTCCCAAACTCCTTAGATGAACcgttgtttgttttctgtcaattcatgattcagttcagttcagtcgctctgttgtgtccaactctttgcaaatccatggactgcagcatgccaggcctccctgtccatcaccaactcccagagtttacccaaactcatgtccattgagtcagtgatgccatcctctgtcatccccttctcctcccaccttcaatctttcccagcatcagggtcttttcaaatgagtcagctcttggcatcaggtggccaaagtactggagtttcagcttcattgtAATTCATGATTACaatgtcattttctttaattactattttgcttctttgcttaGATAACAAGAAATCATGACTACCTCTTAAAAATTCTCCTTCAATCATGTGAATTAACATTTACTTTTCTGAGTAATTATGCCCCTAAATTAAAATCTTCAAAATCTGAAAGTGCCATAATTTTACTTCTCACATTAAAATGTGCTAATATGGAGGGATCATACAGATAGGCTTAAAAACAACCTATTTACACACTACATGGGCAATAGAAGCATATTTCTATAACTAAATTCAGAGAAGAGCTTATTACAATACATAACAAATCAATTTTATCAACTAATATCTCAAAAACAAATTCAGTATTAGACTTCCATGGCTAGGATTCCATTTGCTCAAATCTCCTTTCTATTACCTGAGAATGTATTGTTGAGCCCTAGACTAGACTTTCccagttatttttcctttaaactatTCCCTccattatatacatatttcagttcagttcaattgctcagcagtatccaactctttgtgaccccatggactgcaacacgccaggcttccctgtccatcaccaactcccaaagcttgctcaaactcatgtccatcgagtcagtgatgccatccaaccatctcattctctgtcgtccccttcttctcctgccttcaatctttcccagcatcaaggtcttttccaacaagtcagttctttgcatcaagtggccataatattggagtttcagcttcagcatcggtccttacaataaatattcaatgaacattcctttaagattgattagtttgatctccttgcagtccaagggaccttcaagagtcttctccaacaccacagttcaaaagcatcaattcttcaggactcagctttcttaatggtccagctctcacatccattcatgactactggaaaaaccatagctttgactagacagacctttgttggcaaagtaatatacaTGGCAAGCAATTTTGAGTAGCAGTATTATTTCACATCTCAACTGTCTCATTGCTTGTTTATTTATACCTCTAAGAGTTCTGTAGACTTCCTCAAGTCAGGGCCTCCTTCTGATCACCCTCTTCAAGGCCCCCTTTACTTCCTTGTTCCTCAAAGTATAAATCAGTGGATTTAGTACAGGAGAGACCACACTGTACATAATGGCAACAGTCCGGTCCTGGTCCATGGAGCTACCTGAGGCAGGACGaatgtaaatgaaaaaaacagGACCAAATAAAAGAACAACTACCATGAAGTGGGAGGCACAAGTGGACAGTGCTTTACGAAGCATGCTACAAGAATGAGTCTTGAGGAAAAGATAGATAATAATGTAGAAATAGGAGAGAAGGGTTAGAAAGAATGAGCCCATGGCAATGGTCTCTGTGACAGTATGAAGTAGCCACTCATTGAGCTCAGTGTTCCCACAGGCCAGCTTGAGCAATGGCTTAACATCACAGAAGAAGTGATGGATGTGGTTGGAACCACAGAAGTTTAAGCGAGAGGTCATTACTGAGTGCAGCAGGGCATGGAAAAACCCAGTGATCCAGATAGTGACAGCCATCTGGGTACAGACCTGATGACTCATGATAAGAGTGTAACGAAGTGGCTTGCAGATAGCTACATAGCGATCAAAGGCCATCACAGCCAACAACATGACCTCTGTGCTGCCTAGGAAGTGGAAGAAGTGAAGCTGGCTTATGCATCCCAAGAAAGAAATTGCTTTGTGTGTTGAGAGAAAGTTCTCCAGCATCTTTGGCAGAGTCACTGTGGAGTAGCAGATATCTAGACATGACAGgtttcccaggaaaaaatacatagGAGAATGGAGTCTTGAATCAGAGATGACAACTATCAGGATGGCTCCATTTCCAGCCAAACTGAGAAAGTAAATTATAAGAataataacaaagagaaaagactgCAGTTCCTGGATGTCTGTTATTCTCAAGAGAAGAAATTCAGTGATTGAAGTTTGGTTCAgcatcactttaaaaaaagacaagataATAGAGGAAGACAATCTTTAATGAGAACcagttcttccagcccaggatttcttgCTGAGACAAATGCTTTAATGAATAGTGTTACTGTTCTATACAATCCAAAATCAGAGGTGGTGCCATATTTGGACTATtagattattaaatattaaagccACTTATCACTTATGGTCTATAaggcaaacatttattttctttacaagCTTTGTCATTAgtgttttttttctcccagtaatTCAGAGTACACTGCAGCCTGCTATGTTCTCTGGTTGTGAACTCTACATTCTTGTACAACTTTTCTTTTATCTCCCTAAGTTAACTCTAATAGGAAGCAACTCTTTAAGTATTCCACCACACTGCTGTCTCTATACCTAATAAGCTGTCATAAgtactttaaatttaaaacaattgacAGGGATGAAAACATTACAACTgcaaattctttttcaaaaaaactaaaatgctttttcaaataatagtaataacttttcctcttcttagAATGTTAGTGGAGCTAGTGGTGTCCTTATACTGATCTCTTTCTGACTCTCACATTTGGAAAAGTCATAAAACCTTACTGGGGTAAGAAATGCACTGTACTGtacttagtccctcagtcgtgtcagactctttgtgacccccatggactgtagcctgccacgctcctgtgtccatgtggattctccaggcaagaatactggagggggttgccatgcctccctccaggggatcttcccaacccaggaattgaaccggggactcctgcgttgcaggcagattcttcaccagctgagtaccagggaaatcccaactaAGAAATAAGACCACATTAATCAGACATTAGCCAGAGGTATATCTGAAATTTTACTACTGCTTTATGTGATGGTGAGCTTAGTTTTTTCCTACAATCTgagaaaattcaaatttatatgaaaatataaatttatatgtaaatataaattttctCAAAACAGGATCTCCAAATTATTACTTTGATGACAAATGTTATTATGCTTCTTCTCTCTAGTTGCCCTGGGACTCTCTTTCATTTCCCAAATTGCCAAATCCCTGGATAAGAAAAATTCTTCCTCAAATGAGCTCACTACTTCCTTATTATACCTTACAGTGGCCTCTCTTTGAAGTATGTATGAGTTCAACCCTCTTAAAATCTTATGTTTTCTGAATGATCTGCTTTCTCAagttccattttcattttgtcttcaatAAATATGCTCTTCAAATATTAAGGAATATTCCACCCCAAGTGCGATTTACCTTCTTCACTTCTAGTTCTGTTGCAGGAatggggaccccttccagggcccaaacctgggctcttgtctaacactcagaaatgaattgtctgaggagacacatgtgctgacaaagcaagagatttgtTGGGAAAGGCACCcagctggagagcagcagggtaagggaacccaggagaccagctctgccatgtggctctgTAGTCCCggattttatggtgatgggattagtttctgggttgtcgttagccaatcattctgactcagagtccttcctggtggtgtacaccttgttcagccaaaatggatgccagtgagaaggattctgggaggtggtcggatatgtggtgtctccttttgacctttcccgaactcttccagttggtggaggcttatttgTTCCATGTTCCTTATCAGGACCTCCTGGCGTGAAACAGCTCaagcaaatggttactatggtgcctggccagggtgagcGGTTTCAGTCAGcatgcttcccctaacagttctGTCTGTGTGTCACTGGCCAAGTCTATGTTCTTATAGCAACTCTCTCCCAAATTGTCACAAATTTTTCTCACTtgaaaattctgttttctcttttgacttttctattaaataaaattCTTGTTTTCTACTACAGGAAagcattaattttaatttcattggtgGGACTGAAGTCTTTTCTTTAGTGAAGGGTAAAACTCTTAAGGAATTGTAAGGAAATTAGCTGTAGTGAAGTTTGATATTTGACTATATTTGCCCTATTTACTGAGAGGCAGGAAACGTTTTgaatgtttttttcctctattatttA comes from the Capricornis sumatraensis isolate serow.1 chromosome 22, serow.2, whole genome shotgun sequence genome and includes:
- the LOC138069515 gene encoding olfactory receptor 12D1-like codes for the protein MLNQTSITEFLLLRITDIQELQSFLFVIILIIYFLSLAGNGAILIVVISDSRLHSPMYFFLGNLSCLDICYSTVTLPKMLENFLSTHKAISFLGCISQLHFFHFLGSTEVMLLAVMAFDRYVAICKPLRYTLIMSHQVCTQMAVTIWITGFFHALLHSVMTSRLNFCGSNHIHHFFCDVKPLLKLACGNTELNEWLLHTVTETIAMGSFFLTLLSYFYIIIYLFLKTHSCSMLRKALSTCASHFMVVVLLFGPVFFIYIRPASGSSMDQDRTVAIMYSVVSPVLNPLIYTLRNKEVKGALKRVIRRRP